A genomic window from Leptolyngbya sp. BL0902 includes:
- a CDS encoding caspase family protein, with protein MASHWPIVVGINQYQQLQPLMYAQFDAIELKDFLVQEAGLAPDACALLTDVSPMVYQGAAFPSRDVLLQRLSQTVAKAGANDTLLFFFSGYGVSWEGQDYLLPIDADPSRIVQTGILIADVFKTLTEGAASQVLVMLDMNRPQSAIAPSRLGQQTLELAQDLEIPLLLSCQPQEFSQETLAVRHGLFTEAMLEGLRFHGCLTLTQLADYLATRVPELCRHHWRPEQHPVAVIPAAQRFLMLVPPAAAGTIAGGPSLAPPILGDGVPLVDGPSVPPSALVPPSLPASLAAAEEPLVTAADGGAPTATPATQTEETAPPPKTQAPGWPQWAILGAGVLLLGVLLRNQAVFWGNRTPTPDLPGTEAPLTPLPDGGETTDVSPGEAPAEETAPPTPNPLFPGTTIDGPTALGLARQALAGRQFGEALTWLNQIPEGERPEDFDALVAQAEAGQASAVVTGEVILNDARRLVEPVPASLFNDAIERARQVPVGDPQYDRAQADIARWSQVILDLAEGRVAAGNFDGAIAAASLVPADQAETYAQAQASIQRWQQRQTNRQLLQQAQGMLQPDQATSFRDAIVLVQQIPADYPEYPVAQERISQWSQDILVIARARAAAGDVAGAIAAAERVPPNTSAYDQAQQEIQTWQGQ; from the coding sequence ATGGCTAGCCACTGGCCGATAGTTGTCGGCATCAACCAATACCAACAGCTTCAGCCGCTGATGTACGCGCAGTTTGACGCCATTGAGCTGAAGGATTTCCTGGTGCAGGAGGCGGGGCTGGCTCCCGATGCCTGTGCCCTGCTCACGGATGTCTCGCCCATGGTGTATCAGGGGGCGGCGTTTCCCAGCCGCGATGTGCTGCTGCAACGGCTGAGCCAGACGGTGGCCAAGGCCGGGGCCAACGATACCCTTTTGTTTTTCTTCAGCGGCTATGGGGTGAGTTGGGAAGGGCAAGATTATCTGCTGCCCATTGATGCCGACCCCAGCCGCATTGTGCAGACCGGGATTTTGATCGCGGATGTATTCAAAACCCTGACGGAGGGAGCCGCCTCTCAGGTGTTGGTGATGTTGGATATGAACCGTCCCCAGTCGGCCATTGCCCCCTCGCGTTTGGGGCAGCAAACCCTAGAACTGGCTCAGGACTTGGAAATTCCGCTGCTGCTGTCCTGCCAGCCCCAAGAATTTTCCCAAGAAACCCTGGCTGTTCGTCACGGGCTATTTACCGAAGCCATGCTCGAAGGGCTGCGGTTCCACGGGTGCCTCACCCTCACCCAACTGGCCGACTATTTGGCTACCCGCGTGCCCGAACTCTGCCGCCACCACTGGCGACCGGAGCAGCACCCTGTAGCGGTGATTCCAGCCGCCCAGCGGTTTTTGATGCTGGTGCCTCCAGCGGCGGCGGGCACCATTGCCGGAGGCCCCAGCCTTGCGCCCCCCATCCTCGGCGATGGCGTCCCCCTGGTGGATGGCCCTTCTGTGCCGCCCTCGGCCCTGGTGCCGCCCTCACTACCCGCGAGCTTAGCTGCTGCCGAGGAGCCTCTGGTAACAGCGGCGGACGGTGGCGCACCTACGGCAACCCCAGCAACCCAGACTGAGGAAACGGCCCCCCCACCCAAGACCCAAGCTCCGGGCTGGCCACAGTGGGCCATCCTGGGGGCAGGGGTGCTGCTGTTGGGGGTATTACTGCGGAATCAGGCGGTCTTTTGGGGCAACCGTACCCCTACGCCAGATCTACCAGGAACCGAAGCGCCTTTAACACCGCTGCCCGACGGGGGTGAGACCACCGACGTTTCCCCTGGGGAAGCCCCCGCCGAAGAAACGGCCCCGCCAACGCCTAACCCCCTCTTTCCGGGCACCACCATCGACGGGCCAACGGCGCTGGGGCTGGCCCGCCAAGCTCTAGCAGGTCGCCAGTTTGGGGAAGCGCTCACCTGGCTCAATCAAATTCCTGAAGGGGAGCGACCGGAGGACTTTGATGCCCTAGTAGCCCAGGCCGAAGCTGGCCAAGCCAGCGCTGTGGTAACGGGGGAGGTGATCCTCAACGATGCCCGCCGTTTGGTGGAGCCCGTGCCCGCCTCGCTGTTTAACGACGCCATTGAACGCGCCCGTCAAGTGCCTGTGGGCGATCCTCAATACGACCGTGCCCAGGCCGACATCGCCCGCTGGAGCCAGGTGATCCTAGACCTAGCCGAGGGCCGCGTTGCCGCTGGAAATTTTGATGGAGCCATCGCCGCCGCCAGCCTAGTCCCCGCTGACCAAGCCGAGACCTACGCCCAGGCCCAGGCGTCCATCCAACGCTGGCAGCAGCGCCAAACCAACCGCCAACTGCTGCAACAGGCCCAGGGGATGCTCCAGCCGGATCAGGCGACATCCTTTAGGGATGCCATTGTTTTGGTGCAGCAAATCCCGGCAGACTACCCAGAATACCCCGTGGCCCAGGAGCGCATTAGCCAGTGGAGCCAGGATATTCTAGTGATTGCCCGCGCCCGCGCCGCCGCTGGAGACGTGGCCGGAGCCATTGCCGCCGCCGAGCGAGTGCCCCCCAACACCAGCGCCTACGACCAAGCCCAGCAGGAAATTCAGACCTGGCAGGGGCAGTAG
- a CDS encoding DUF427 domain-containing protein, giving the protein MPTPIPPGPGQESVWDYPRPPRLEASPRRIRVVFNGEVIADSCRPQRVLETSHPPVYYLPPEDVQMAYFQPTTKASFCEWKGMAAYYTITVGNRQVENGAWYYPEPTGPFRDIAHYIAVYPGKMDACYVDDEQVQAQPGDFYGGWITSDIVGPFKGGMGTWGW; this is encoded by the coding sequence ATGCCCACCCCCATCCCCCCTGGCCCCGGTCAAGAATCTGTTTGGGACTACCCCCGTCCGCCCCGCCTAGAAGCCTCCCCCCGTCGTATTCGGGTCGTGTTTAACGGCGAGGTCATCGCCGACTCTTGCCGCCCCCAGCGCGTGCTAGAAACCAGCCATCCCCCGGTGTACTACCTCCCGCCGGAGGATGTGCAGATGGCCTACTTTCAGCCCACCACCAAGGCCAGCTTTTGCGAGTGGAAGGGAATGGCGGCCTACTACACCATCACCGTGGGCAATCGTCAGGTGGAAAACGGCGCTTGGTACTACCCAGAGCCCACCGGGCCTTTCCGGGACATTGCCCACTACATCGCGGTGTATCCCGGCAAAATGGACGCCTGCTATGTAGACGACGAGCAGGTGCAGGCCCAGCCCGGAGACTTCTATGGCGGCTGGATCACATCAGATATTGTGGGGCCGTTTAAGGGCGGTATGGGCACCTGGGGCTGGTAG